In Massilia forsythiae, one DNA window encodes the following:
- the fliR gene encoding flagellar biosynthetic protein FliR, producing MLEASNLLLPLIGALWWPFCRIMAMLTTAPVIGDGVVPLTVRALLSVVLAFLMLPLTKGGAMPDPFSLAGVVAMIEQAVIGAAIGLAMQLTMAVIGMLGFLVSSQVGFSMAQMNDPVNGQQSDVISGLLGLVAMLVFFAIDGHLVLAGVMGQSFRAWPVGGGYSALLLQTIALNVGWVFSAAILLALPIVFSTLVVQIGFGFLNRVAPSLNLFSLGFSLVTLFGLMMLVQVVRFVPEHYVQMTNQVLEMLQQQMRLAHG from the coding sequence ATGCTGGAGGCCAGCAACCTGCTGCTGCCGCTGATCGGCGCGCTGTGGTGGCCGTTCTGCCGCATCATGGCGATGCTGACCACGGCGCCGGTGATCGGCGACGGCGTAGTGCCGCTCACGGTGCGCGCGCTGCTGTCGGTGGTGCTGGCGTTCCTGATGCTGCCGCTGACGAAGGGCGGCGCCATGCCGGATCCGTTCTCGCTGGCCGGCGTGGTGGCGATGATCGAGCAGGCCGTGATCGGCGCCGCCATCGGCCTGGCCATGCAGCTGACGATGGCGGTGATCGGCATGCTCGGTTTCCTGGTGTCGAGCCAGGTCGGTTTTTCGATGGCGCAGATGAACGACCCGGTCAACGGCCAGCAATCGGATGTGATTTCCGGCCTGCTCGGCCTGGTGGCGATGCTGGTGTTCTTCGCCATCGACGGCCACCTGGTGCTGGCCGGCGTGATGGGCCAGAGTTTCCGGGCCTGGCCGGTCGGCGGCGGCTACAGTGCACTGCTGCTGCAGACGATCGCCTTGAATGTCGGCTGGGTGTTCTCGGCCGCGATCCTGCTGGCGCTGCCGATCGTGTTTTCGACACTGGTGGTGCAGATCGGCTTCGGCTTCCTGAACCGCGTGGCGCCCTCGCTGAACCTGTTCTCGCTCGGCTTTTCGCTGGTGACGCTGTTCGGCCTGATGATGCTGGTGCAGGTGGTGCGCTTCGTTCCCGAGCACTACGTGCAGATGACCAACCAGGTGCTGGAGATGCTCCAGCAGCAGATGAGGCTAGCCCATGGCTGA
- the fliQ gene encoding flagellar biosynthesis protein FliQ, with amino-acid sequence MTPDIAVDVVVEALQLVMLLVMVLVLPGLLAGVIVALVQAATQINEQTLSFLPRLLVTLVAVILAGHWMTGKLMDYCVAVFQRAATLVG; translated from the coding sequence ATGACCCCTGATATCGCCGTCGACGTGGTGGTCGAAGCCCTGCAGCTGGTAATGCTGCTGGTGATGGTGCTGGTGCTGCCGGGCCTGCTGGCAGGCGTCATCGTGGCCCTGGTGCAGGCCGCCACCCAGATCAACGAACAGACCCTGAGCTTCCTGCCGCGCCTGCTGGTGACGCTGGTGGCCGTGATCCTTGCCGGCCACTGGATGACCGGCAAGCTGATGGATTATTGCGTGGCCGTGTTCCAGCGCGCCGCCACGCTGGTGGGCTGA
- the fliP gene encoding flagellar type III secretion system pore protein FliP (The bacterial flagellar biogenesis protein FliP forms a type III secretion system (T3SS)-type pore required for flagellar assembly.): MMRRRGGAVRRYAPALAGAGLLLLAASAVAAPAGQDVLPGVIPGSSSGLTVKSQILVLMTILGLLPVMVMMMTSFTRFVIVLSLLRQALGLQQGLPNRIVTGVALILTLLVMRPVGMQVWNEAFVPYDKDRISLEQALKVAEVPLSRFMLAQTSKTALAQIAHLSGEPAEMAPMQRAFTVKLAAFVLSELKSAFQIGCMLFIPFLIIDLVVSSVLMAMGMMMLSPLVISLPFKLLLFVLVDGWTLTVNTLVGSIHTW, translated from the coding sequence ATGATGCGGCGGCGGGGCGGCGCAGTGCGCCGCTATGCGCCGGCGCTCGCCGGCGCCGGCCTGCTGCTGCTGGCCGCAAGCGCAGTTGCGGCGCCGGCCGGGCAGGACGTGCTGCCGGGGGTGATCCCCGGCTCCAGCAGCGGCCTCACCGTGAAGTCGCAGATCCTGGTGCTGATGACCATCCTCGGCCTGCTGCCGGTGATGGTCATGATGATGACCAGCTTTACCCGCTTTGTGATCGTGCTGTCGCTGCTGCGCCAGGCGCTCGGCCTGCAGCAGGGCCTGCCGAACCGGATCGTCACCGGCGTGGCGCTGATCCTGACGCTCCTGGTGATGCGCCCGGTCGGCATGCAGGTCTGGAACGAGGCCTTCGTCCCCTACGACAAGGACAGGATATCTCTGGAGCAGGCGCTCAAGGTGGCCGAGGTGCCGCTGTCGCGCTTCATGCTGGCCCAGACCAGCAAGACCGCGCTGGCCCAGATCGCGCACCTGTCGGGCGAACCGGCCGAGATGGCGCCGATGCAGCGCGCCTTTACCGTCAAGCTGGCCGCCTTCGTGCTGTCCGAACTGAAAAGCGCGTTCCAGATCGGCTGCATGCTGTTCATCCCGTTCCTGATCATCGACCTGGTGGTGTCGTCGGTGCTGATGGCGATGGGCATGATGATGCTGTCGCCGCTGGTGATTTCGCTGCCCTTCAAACTGCTGCTGTTCGTGCTGGTGGATGGCTGGACCCTGACCGTGAACACGCTGGTCGGCAGCATCCACACATGGTAA
- a CDS encoding FliM/FliN family flagellar motor switch protein: MNVNDQFTGGDIIIDDLAGDDAAATPAPQVARAARLPQMMRRIPVTLTLEVGSARISLQELMDIGPSSVVPLDVLAGEPLVIKVNGTAIGRAEVVVAGEQYGLKVIDLEGLNLDLIAP, encoded by the coding sequence ATGAATGTGAACGATCAATTCACCGGTGGCGACATCATCATCGACGACCTGGCCGGCGACGATGCGGCCGCCACGCCGGCGCCGCAGGTCGCACGCGCCGCGCGCCTGCCGCAGATGATGCGCCGCATCCCGGTGACGCTGACGCTGGAAGTGGGCTCGGCCCGCATCTCGCTGCAGGAACTGATGGACATCGGCCCGTCCAGCGTGGTGCCGCTCGACGTGCTGGCCGGCGAACCGCTGGTCATCAAGGTCAACGGCACCGCGATCGGCCGCGCCGAAGTGGTGGTAGCGGGCGAGCAGTACGGTCTCAAGGTGATCGACCTGGAAGGCCTGAACCTGGACCTGATCGCGCCATGA
- a CDS encoding FliM/FliN family flagellar motor switch protein yields the protein MPIPTNDNAAQHQVLDPRLLGRPVHLLPQFAVRLQDDLESVMQGSARRYWAGWRLEIVEFGRSPQQNALRWMAASNAMGTVAVAFERGLLLTLLERRYGGRGAGATQRDPQSERVTATEDRLAVVLTQQMVDVLYGRVAVSMAMEVAPRPVAANAILAASMPGASSWAVRVLVRDAAGQEGSFWIAPDQNLMAAILGSLRADQPRQRTARGPSEPLGSALQVKLDGRLVSKEMTLGALFDIKVGDVIPVNVGRADVLLDEARLFTAAVAEHKGSLCLTSFEDAE from the coding sequence ATGCCGATTCCGACCAACGACAACGCCGCGCAACATCAAGTACTGGACCCTCGTCTACTGGGGCGGCCAGTCCATCTGTTGCCCCAGTTCGCCGTGCGTCTGCAGGACGATCTCGAGAGCGTCATGCAGGGCAGCGCACGCCGTTACTGGGCCGGCTGGCGCCTGGAAATCGTCGAATTCGGGCGTTCCCCGCAACAAAATGCGCTGCGTTGGATGGCAGCGAGCAATGCCATGGGTACCGTCGCGGTGGCGTTCGAGCGTGGTTTATTACTGACACTGTTGGAAAGGCGCTACGGTGGACGTGGCGCCGGCGCAACTCAGCGGGACCCGCAAAGCGAGCGCGTGACCGCCACCGAAGACCGTTTGGCCGTCGTGTTGACGCAACAAATGGTCGATGTGTTGTATGGCCGCGTCGCTGTCAGCATGGCAATGGAGGTGGCGCCGCGCCCGGTCGCCGCCAACGCCATCCTGGCCGCCAGCATGCCGGGCGCCAGCAGCTGGGCGGTGCGGGTGCTGGTGCGCGACGCCGCCGGCCAGGAAGGCAGCTTCTGGATCGCCCCCGACCAGAACCTGATGGCCGCCATCCTGGGCAGCCTGCGCGCGGACCAGCCGCGCCAGCGCACGGCGCGCGGCCCCAGCGAACCGCTGGGCAGCGCATTGCAGGTCAAGCTCGACGGCCGCCTGGTCAGCAAGGAAATGACTTTGGGGGCATTGTTCGATATCAAAGTGGGCGATGTGATTCCGGTCAATGTAGGCCGGGCCGACGTCCTGCTCGACGAGGCGCGCCTGTTTACGGCCGCGGTCGCCGAGCACAAGGGATCGCTGTGTTTAACCTCTTTTGAAGATGCCGAGTAA
- a CDS encoding flagellar hook-basal body complex protein FliE, whose protein sequence is MGTELAGLIRADLAALNNDASRLSVAPALDAAQPGQATSSGSSSFTQSMKDALASVDQDQRSASDKMAAVDSGKSDDLVGAMLSSQQASLSFSMLMQVRNKVMGAVDELLKLPV, encoded by the coding sequence ATGGGAACTGAACTTGCCGGTCTGATTCGGGCCGACCTGGCCGCCTTGAACAACGACGCCAGCCGCCTTTCCGTGGCGCCGGCGCTGGACGCCGCCCAGCCGGGCCAGGCGACCTCGAGCGGCAGCTCCTCGTTCACCCAGAGCATGAAGGATGCGCTGGCCAGCGTCGACCAGGACCAGCGCAGCGCCAGCGACAAGATGGCGGCCGTCGACAGCGGCAAGAGCGACGACCTGGTCGGCGCCATGCTGTCGTCGCAGCAGGCCAGCCTGTCGTTCTCGATGCTGATGCAGGTCCGTAACAAGGTCATGGGCGCCGTCGACGAGCTGCTCAAGCTTCCCGTCTGA
- the fliF gene encoding flagellar basal-body MS-ring/collar protein FliF, giving the protein MIAALKSSLSAKRLALPPALSKNLAPMLVLAIGITAALMLYMWNDQSGYKPVFGAREKVAASDMMSVLEAEHVPYRVHPESGQVLVPSSQLGKVRMLLAAKGVTAQLPAGLELMDKNDPLGVSQFVQDVRFRRGLEGELAQSILTMDAIASARVHLAIAKSSSFVASDGDKSSASVVVAVKPGRTLSNEQIAAIVNLVSGSVASLAPNRVSLVDQNGNYLSARVDLSDGFDGASQGDTAAKHYQDEVRANVAGLLGPVLGADNFKVSVTADIDNDRIEETQEKYGEAPKVTSEASREEMEKNRMAMGVPGTLSNRPPAQANPTETAAGATGDAAKPDDGSARKNATSRQYAYDRAITQIKRARGRLKKLSVAVVLNNAKAASPKTGWTPAEIANIEKILGGGLGIDKTRGDVLAVSALTFPAPAPVEPWWQERDNVVDMTGWAVYAIGALLGWFLIVRPLMRLLTQRMAPQPAGKAQLAGAGANPALAGGTAGQLAAPAGGAGGAGNGAAALAAPGQAGTADAPGAMPVQPLLENYDLPPAGSAVDVMVEHLKVLAGKEPERVAEVVKQWVQKKNAGSEQ; this is encoded by the coding sequence GTGATTGCCGCCCTCAAGTCCTCCCTCTCCGCCAAGCGCCTGGCCCTGCCGCCGGCGCTGTCCAAGAACCTGGCGCCGATGCTGGTGCTGGCCATCGGCATTACCGCCGCGCTGATGCTGTACATGTGGAACGACCAGTCGGGCTACAAGCCGGTGTTCGGCGCGCGCGAAAAGGTCGCCGCCAGCGACATGATGAGCGTGCTCGAAGCCGAGCACGTGCCTTACCGCGTGCACCCGGAATCGGGCCAGGTGCTGGTGCCGTCCTCGCAGCTCGGCAAGGTGCGCATGCTGCTGGCCGCCAAGGGCGTGACCGCGCAGCTGCCGGCCGGCCTGGAACTGATGGACAAGAACGACCCGCTCGGCGTGTCGCAGTTCGTGCAGGACGTGCGCTTCCGCCGCGGCCTGGAAGGCGAGCTGGCGCAGTCGATCCTGACGATGGACGCGATCGCCTCGGCACGTGTGCACCTGGCGATCGCCAAGTCGTCCTCGTTCGTGGCCAGCGACGGCGACAAGTCGTCGGCCTCGGTGGTGGTCGCGGTCAAGCCGGGCCGCACCCTGTCCAACGAGCAGATCGCCGCCATCGTCAACCTGGTCTCGGGCAGCGTGGCCAGCCTGGCGCCGAACCGCGTGTCGCTGGTCGACCAGAACGGCAACTACCTGTCGGCGCGCGTCGACCTGTCGGACGGCTTCGACGGCGCATCGCAGGGCGACACCGCCGCCAAGCATTACCAGGACGAGGTGCGCGCCAACGTCGCCGGCCTGCTCGGCCCGGTGCTCGGCGCCGACAACTTCAAGGTCAGCGTCACCGCCGACATCGACAACGACCGCATCGAGGAAACCCAGGAAAAGTACGGCGAAGCGCCGAAGGTCACGAGCGAAGCCTCGCGCGAGGAGATGGAAAAGAACCGCATGGCGATGGGCGTGCCGGGCACCCTGTCGAACCGTCCGCCGGCGCAGGCCAATCCGACCGAGACCGCCGCCGGCGCGACCGGCGACGCGGCCAAGCCGGACGACGGCAGCGCGCGCAAGAACGCCACCAGCCGCCAGTACGCCTACGACCGCGCCATCACCCAGATCAAGCGCGCCCGCGGCCGTTTGAAAAAGCTGTCGGTGGCGGTGGTGCTGAACAACGCCAAGGCGGCCTCGCCGAAGACCGGCTGGACCCCGGCCGAGATCGCCAACATCGAAAAGATCCTGGGCGGCGGCCTGGGCATCGACAAGACCCGCGGCGACGTGCTGGCGGTGTCCGCGCTCACCTTCCCGGCGCCGGCGCCGGTCGAGCCGTGGTGGCAGGAGCGCGACAACGTGGTCGACATGACCGGCTGGGCGGTGTACGCGATCGGCGCGCTGCTGGGCTGGTTCCTGATCGTGCGTCCGCTGATGCGCCTGCTGACCCAGCGCATGGCACCGCAGCCGGCCGGCAAGGCGCAGCTGGCGGGCGCCGGCGCCAACCCGGCCCTGGCCGGCGGCACGGCCGGACAACTGGCCGCACCGGCGGGTGGCGCGGGTGGCGCGGGAAACGGCGCGGCGGCCCTGGCGGCGCCGGGCCAGGCCGGCACGGCTGACGCGCCGGGCGCGATGCCGGTCCAGCCGCTGCTGGAAAACTACGATTTGCCCCCGGCCGGTTCGGCCGTGGATGTGATGGTCGAGCACCTGAAGGTCCTGGCGGGCAAGGAGCCGGAGCGGGTGGCGGAAGTGGTCAAACAATGGGTGCAAAAGAAAAATGCCGGATCTGAACAGTAA
- a CDS encoding flagellar motor switch protein FliG, with protein sequence MPDLNSNDMQEVALSPVEQAAIVLLSIGEEPAAAVLRCLEREELIELTQVMSRMSGIKVDAVKNAAQKFFDDYRQQSGLHGASRSYLKRSLDLALGKEIANSVLNTIYGDAIRPMMARLQYASPKWLAEYIASEHVQMQAVFLAFLPPALAGQIIDALPEEGRELVLLNLARLDEIDRDLLRELEELVGRCLSALDTQSATVEGVRQAAEILNRLPNNRATMVELLRAHDPEVVSQIEMSMYDFFILSKQTEQTISRLLDEIPLEQWAVALKGAEPALRDALLGAMPKRQAQSFEDLMRRSGPVPMSRIEQTRRDIMASVKELVDNGEIEVQLFAEATAE encoded by the coding sequence ATGCCGGATCTGAACAGTAACGACATGCAGGAAGTGGCCCTGAGCCCGGTCGAACAGGCGGCGATCGTGCTGCTCTCGATCGGCGAGGAACCGGCGGCGGCGGTGCTGCGCTGCCTCGAGCGCGAGGAATTGATCGAGCTGACCCAGGTGATGAGCCGGATGAGCGGCATCAAGGTCGACGCGGTCAAGAACGCCGCGCAAAAGTTCTTCGACGACTACCGCCAGCAGAGCGGCCTGCACGGCGCCTCGCGCAGCTACCTGAAGCGCTCGCTCGACCTGGCGCTGGGCAAGGAAATCGCCAACAGCGTGCTGAACACGATCTACGGCGACGCCATCCGTCCGATGATGGCGCGCCTGCAGTACGCTTCGCCGAAATGGCTGGCCGAATACATCGCCAGCGAGCACGTGCAGATGCAGGCAGTATTCCTGGCGTTCCTGCCGCCGGCGCTGGCCGGCCAGATCATCGACGCGCTGCCGGAAGAAGGCCGCGAACTGGTGCTGCTGAACCTGGCGCGCCTGGACGAGATCGACCGCGACCTGCTGCGCGAGCTGGAAGAGCTGGTCGGCCGCTGCCTGTCGGCGCTCGACACCCAGAGCGCCACCGTCGAAGGCGTGCGCCAGGCCGCCGAGATCCTGAATCGCCTGCCGAACAACCGCGCCACCATGGTCGAACTGCTGCGCGCGCACGATCCGGAAGTGGTGTCGCAGATCGAGATGTCGATGTACGACTTCTTCATCCTGTCGAAACAGACCGAGCAGACCATCTCGCGCCTGCTCGACGAGATCCCGCTGGAGCAGTGGGCGGTGGCGCTGAAAGGCGCCGAGCCGGCCCTGCGCGACGCCCTGCTGGGCGCCATGCCGAAGCGCCAGGCGCAAAGCTTCGAAGACCTGATGCGCCGCTCCGGCCCGGTGCCGATGTCGCGCATCGAGCAGACCCGGCGCGACATCATGGCCTCGGTCAAGGAGCTGGTCGACAACGGCGAGATCGAAGTCCAGTTGTTCGCCGAGGCGACCGCCGAATGA
- the fliH gene encoding flagellar assembly protein FliH codes for MKQFRPYHFPPLSQFLASGGAAAPSATAAEDWQGAMAEGFRQGERDGYEVGLEQGRSEAAEAGHAEGLTRGLEQGRQQAQAELEAAVKPVDAMLRALKKLKTEFRNAQRKEVVDLVGKIARQVIRAELALQPVQMLALVDEALAAMPPTRDEVEVLLNPEELKRIQELDPKRAKKWNLLPDPSLEPGECRVKAGDHEVDAGCQGRLAACVEQVREALTATAEKEDA; via the coding sequence ATGAAGCAATTCCGGCCCTATCACTTTCCTCCGCTGTCGCAGTTCCTGGCCAGCGGCGGCGCCGCTGCGCCATCCGCCACCGCCGCCGAAGACTGGCAGGGTGCGATGGCCGAGGGCTTCCGCCAGGGCGAGCGCGACGGCTATGAAGTCGGCCTGGAACAGGGCCGCAGCGAGGCCGCCGAGGCCGGCCATGCCGAAGGCTTGACGCGCGGCCTGGAACAAGGCCGGCAACAGGCCCAGGCCGAGCTGGAAGCGGCGGTCAAGCCGGTCGACGCCATGCTGCGCGCGCTGAAAAAGCTGAAGACCGAATTCCGCAACGCCCAGCGCAAGGAAGTGGTCGACCTGGTCGGCAAGATCGCGCGCCAGGTGATCCGCGCCGAGCTGGCGCTGCAGCCGGTGCAGATGCTGGCCCTGGTCGACGAGGCGCTGGCGGCCATGCCGCCGACGCGCGACGAGGTCGAGGTGCTGCTCAATCCGGAAGAACTCAAGCGCATCCAGGAACTCGATCCGAAGCGCGCCAAGAAGTGGAACCTGCTGCCGGATCCGAGCCTGGAGCCGGGCGAATGCCGCGTCAAGGCCGGCGACCACGAAGTCGACGCCGGCTGCCAGGGCCGCCTGGCAGCCTGCGTCGAGCAGGTGCGCGAAGCATTGACCGCCACGGCCGAGAAGGAGGATGCATGA
- the fliI gene encoding flagellar protein export ATPase FliI: protein MSGLADTLRSLDIGAVPVATPTGRLVAVQGLLLESVGCRLHTGQRCRVETVDGAWLDAQVVGFRDKVTYLMPFKQADGLATGARVLPATGPSSIHIGPSWMGRMVNGLGEPIDGLGRLGGDQVLSTTPPKVNPLRKTPVEEPLDVGVRAINAMLTIGKGQRVGLMAGSGVGKSVLLGLITRQTVADVIVVGLIGERNREVREFVEKSLGPEGLKRAVLVVAPADESPMMRVMATELCHSVAAHFRDRGQNVLLLCDSLTRYAMALREVALSLGEPPATRGYPPSVFSNLPQLVESAGNGEHPEGSMSAIYTVLAEGDDQQDPVVDSARAILDGHIVLTRELAERGHYPAIDVAQSISRCMAQVVSPEHTLAARKLKASMAKHARVRDLIPLGAYQPGADPETDRAVKLHPHIEAFLCQGTREDAPFTPGVEQLKAMMA, encoded by the coding sequence ATGAGCGGACTGGCCGACACCCTGCGTTCGCTCGACATCGGCGCGGTGCCGGTGGCCACGCCGACCGGGCGCCTGGTCGCGGTGCAGGGCCTGCTGCTGGAAAGCGTCGGCTGCCGCCTGCACACCGGCCAGCGCTGCCGCGTCGAGACCGTCGACGGCGCCTGGCTGGATGCGCAGGTGGTCGGCTTTCGCGACAAGGTGACGTACCTGATGCCGTTCAAGCAGGCCGACGGCCTGGCCACCGGCGCGCGCGTGCTGCCCGCCACCGGCCCGTCCAGCATCCACATCGGCCCGTCGTGGATGGGACGCATGGTGAACGGCCTGGGCGAGCCGATCGACGGCCTCGGCCGCCTGGGCGGCGACCAGGTGCTGTCGACCACGCCGCCCAAGGTCAACCCGCTGCGCAAGACGCCGGTGGAAGAGCCGCTCGACGTCGGCGTGCGCGCCATCAACGCCATGCTCACCATCGGCAAGGGCCAGCGCGTCGGCCTGATGGCCGGTTCCGGCGTCGGCAAGTCGGTGCTGCTCGGCTTGATCACGCGCCAGACCGTGGCCGACGTGATCGTGGTCGGCCTGATCGGCGAGCGTAACCGCGAGGTGCGCGAATTCGTCGAGAAGTCGCTCGGCCCGGAAGGCCTTAAACGCGCGGTGCTGGTGGTGGCGCCGGCCGACGAGTCGCCGATGATGCGGGTGATGGCGACCGAGCTGTGCCACTCGGTGGCGGCGCACTTCCGCGACCGCGGCCAGAACGTGCTGCTGCTGTGCGATTCGCTGACCCGCTACGCGATGGCGCTGCGCGAGGTGGCGCTGTCGCTGGGCGAGCCGCCGGCCACGCGCGGCTATCCGCCGTCGGTGTTCTCGAACCTGCCGCAGCTGGTGGAATCGGCCGGCAACGGCGAACATCCCGAAGGCAGCATGAGCGCGATCTACACCGTGCTGGCCGAGGGCGACGACCAGCAGGACCCGGTGGTCGACAGCGCGCGCGCGATCCTCGACGGCCACATCGTGCTGACGCGCGAACTGGCCGAGCGCGGCCACTATCCGGCGATCGACGTGGCCCAGTCGATCAGCCGCTGCATGGCGCAGGTGGTCTCGCCCGAGCACACGCTGGCGGCGCGCAAGCTCAAGGCGTCGATGGCCAAGCACGCGCGCGTGCGCGACCTGATCCCGCTCGGCGCCTACCAGCCCGGCGCCGACCCCGAGACCGACCGCGCGGTGAAGCTGCACCCGCATATCGAAGCATTCCTGTGCCAGGGCACGCGCGAAGACGCGCCGTTCACCCCTGGCGTGGAGCAGTTGAAAGCGATGATGGCATGA
- a CDS encoding flagellar FliJ family protein, with the protein MSKKTTIDSLGALVRLRGTEVERLETELAKQEATRARYQASVNRLVALAEGSGASGKPADARALSPALAVNCGNYKQAVFALADNHRTDLHLHEANMAVSQRNLAQAWTKRELLDKVLARHEAALAQDQERVQRKREDEISTQSWLAGRDT; encoded by the coding sequence ATGAGCAAGAAGACGACGATCGACAGCCTGGGCGCGCTGGTGCGCCTGCGCGGCACCGAAGTGGAGCGCCTGGAAACCGAACTGGCGAAACAGGAAGCCACGCGCGCGCGCTACCAGGCCAGCGTCAACCGCCTGGTGGCGCTGGCCGAAGGCAGCGGCGCCTCCGGCAAACCGGCCGATGCACGCGCGCTGTCGCCGGCGCTGGCGGTCAACTGCGGCAACTACAAGCAGGCCGTGTTCGCGCTGGCCGACAACCACCGCACCGACCTGCACCTTCACGAAGCCAACATGGCGGTCTCGCAGCGCAACCTGGCGCAGGCCTGGACCAAGCGCGAACTGCTGGACAAGGTGCTGGCGCGCCACGAAGCCGCGCTGGCGCAGGACCAGGAACGCGTCCAGCGCAAGCGCGAGGACGAGATTTCCACCCAGTCGTGGCTGGCCGGCCGCGACACCTGA
- the fliD gene encoding flagellar filament capping protein FliD gives MTSAITAPTYDPTTTATALAQKYTASAQERITNGTTQATATTKALSTLSSAISAFQSSLASLAGLGKSVLSQSATLSDTTVGSASAKASASAGTYSLFVQQIATAGQVSYNGLSDGAATGGTLKVKLSDESNASATPVSFDVDLSAASADTDGDGKLSIRELASAINRSSGNTGLVSAGVVTIGSETRLVLTSQNTGVANTISLDPSGVGDATLQSGLGNRTMVTAAQDAVVLLGGKSGTPIQQSSNTFTNIDGVSMTFTRAQAASENPFTLTVASNSSGTVSNMQSFVDAYNKLKSAIDTLVDPGDTTASKAAGAFANDSGVKALQSRLVSMLRPSSGLSLASYGITANRDGTLALDSTRLTKQLAASPTGLSGLIGSASTSAPSGLAGSMNTYLNLWSNSTSGQIKQRTDANTKAQTDLTKRQSDLDTQYNSAYARYLKQFTDLQTLQSTMNSNVTMFDALFGSDKS, from the coding sequence ATGACGAGCGCGATCACCGCCCCCACCTACGACCCGACCACCACCGCCACCGCGCTGGCGCAGAAGTACACGGCCAGCGCGCAGGAACGCATCACCAACGGCACCACGCAGGCCACCGCCACCACCAAGGCGCTGAGCACGCTGAGCTCGGCGATCTCGGCCTTCCAGAGCAGCCTGGCCAGCCTGGCCGGCCTGGGCAAGTCGGTGCTGTCGCAGAGCGCGACCCTGTCCGACACCACGGTCGGCAGCGCCAGCGCCAAGGCGAGCGCCAGCGCCGGCACCTACAGCCTGTTCGTGCAGCAGATCGCCACCGCCGGCCAGGTCTCGTACAACGGTTTGTCGGACGGCGCCGCGACCGGCGGCACGCTGAAGGTCAAATTGTCGGACGAGAGCAATGCCTCTGCCACCCCGGTCAGCTTCGACGTCGACCTGTCGGCCGCCAGCGCCGACACCGATGGCGACGGCAAGCTGAGCATCCGCGAACTGGCGTCCGCGATCAACCGCTCCAGCGGCAACACCGGCCTGGTGTCGGCCGGCGTGGTGACGATCGGCAGCGAGACCCGGCTGGTGCTGACCTCGCAGAACACCGGCGTGGCCAATACCATCTCGCTGGATCCGTCCGGCGTGGGCGACGCCACGCTGCAGTCCGGCCTGGGCAACCGCACCATGGTGACCGCGGCGCAGGACGCGGTGGTCCTGCTGGGCGGGAAGAGCGGCACGCCGATCCAGCAATCCTCGAACACCTTCACCAACATCGACGGCGTGAGCATGACGTTCACCCGCGCCCAGGCGGCCAGCGAAAACCCGTTCACGCTGACGGTGGCGAGCAACAGCAGCGGCACGGTGTCGAACATGCAGTCCTTCGTCGATGCCTACAACAAGCTGAAAAGCGCGATCGACACGCTGGTCGATCCGGGCGACACCACCGCCAGCAAGGCGGCCGGCGCCTTCGCCAACGATTCCGGCGTCAAGGCGCTGCAAAGCCGCCTGGTGTCGATGCTGCGCCCGTCCAGCGGCCTGTCGCTGGCCAGCTACGGCATCACCGCCAACCGCGACGGCACGCTGGCCCTGGACTCGACCCGCCTGACCAAGCAGCTGGCGGCCTCGCCCACCGGCCTGTCGGGCCTGATCGGCTCCGCCAGCACCAGCGCGCCGTCGGGCCTGGCCGGCTCGATGAATACGTACCTGAACCTGTGGAGCAACAGCACCAGCGGCCAGATCAAGCAGCGCACCGACGCCAACACCAAGGCGCAGACCGACCTGACCAAGCGCCAGAGCGACCTGGACACCCAGTACAACTCGGCCTATGCGCGCTACCTGAAACAATTTACCGACCTGCAGACGCTGCAATCGACCATGAACAGCAATGTCACCATGTTCGACGCGCTGTTCGGCAGCGACAAGTCCTGA